CGGCGAAACCCTGTCCATCGCCGTGGCCGACCCCTCGGACATCGCCGTGATTGACGCGGTCGAGTCCTTTCTCGGCCGCAAGGTCCAGGTCTTCGCCGCATCAAAAAGATCCATTCAGGAAGCCCTGCGCAAGGGAGAAACCGCCCAACAGGTTCTGAAAGGAGCCACGGAAGGGTTCATCACCCGGATCGTGAACGGGGCCGATGAGGAAAGCGATGACGTCATCTCGATCGAAAAGCTGGCCGACCAGGACGGCTCCATCATCAAGCTGGTTCACACCATCATCTTCACGGCGGTCCAGAAAAGAGCCAGCGACATTCACATCGAATCCAAGGACGACTTCGTCCGCATCAAATTCCGCCTGGACGGGGTCCTGGTCGAGGCCATGGATCCGATCGACAAGCAGTTCCAGTTGCCCATCATTTCGCGGATCAAGGTCATGAGCGACCTGGACATCGCCGAGCGGCGTGTGCCCCAGGACGGCCGCTTCCGCTTGAAGATCCGGGACAAAACGATCGACTTCCGTGTGTCCATCATGCCCTGCATTCACGGCGAGGATGCGGTTGTGCGTGTGCTCGACAAAGAGATGATCACCGAAGCCATTGCGGAGCTGAGATTGGACATGCTCGGTTTCACCGAGGACATCGAGAGACGGTTTCATAAATACATCACCCAGCCCTACGGCATGATTCTCGTGACCGGACCGACCGGGAGCGGGAAAACGACCACGCTCTACGCGGCCTTAACGGAGATCAAGTCCCCCGAAGACAAAATCGTGACCATCGAGGATCCCGTGGAGTACCAGATCGAAGGCATCACCCAGATCCCCGTCAACGAGAAAAAAGGACTGACCTTCGCCCGGGGTCTGAGATCCATTCTCCGGCATGACCCGGACAAGATCATGGTCGGCGAAATCCGCGATCCCGAGACGGCTCAGATCGCCATCCAGTCGGCCCTGACCGGCCACCTCGTTTTCACGACGGTCCATGCCAACAACGTCTTCGATGTCATCGGCCGTTTCCTGCACATGCAGGTCGACCCCTACAGCTTCATCTCCGCGCTCAACTGCATCCTGGCCCAAAGGCTGGTTCGGATTTTATGTCCGAAATGCAAGACGCCGGTCGAATACGATGACGTCCAACTCCGGGAATCGGGCCTGGATCCCACGCTCTACAGGGGACAGGTCTTTTATGAGCCCGTGGGATGTCCGGATTGCGCCATGACGGGATACCGCGGCCGGACGGCCATCGCAGAAATTCTCGAACTTTCGGATCCCATCCGCGAACTGATCCTTGAACGCAAGCCGCTCTCCGAAGTCAAGAAAAGAGCCCGGGCGGAAGGCATGTCATTCCTGAGAGAGATCGGCATCGAAAAAGTCCTGGAAGGCGCAACCAGTCTCAAGGATTTGAACAAGGTGACTTTCGTCGAATGAAGACCGCTCCGTTGCTGAAGCGTTGGCGGGAGGCTTTCTTCAGAACGCCTCTTCCCGATGTGGCCATCCAGATCACCTCCCGATTTCTCTGCGGTGTCCGGATTCATCCCGCGGAAAGAAAAGCCGGCGCTCATTTCATCCTCCCTTTGCCGGCCGGGGTTCTCAGGCCGTCCTTCGACAAGCCGAATCTTATCCGTCCCGAGGTTCTGGAAGAGCTCATCCGGGAAGGAACGCGCCGCCTCGGACTGGAGTCGGGAAAGGCCGCCTTGCTGTTGCCCGAATCGAGCGCCCGCGTCGTCATTCTGCCCCTCCCGTCTTGGCCCCGTTCCCTGAAAGAGAGAGACCGCATCGTGCGCTGGAGAACGGCCAAACTCATGCCTCTTTTGCCGGAGGACGCGCATCTGGTTTATCAGAGATATCCCCGGTCCTCTTCCGGAAAGGTCGTCGTTCTGGCGGCGCGCCGAAGTGTCGTCGCCGAATATGAGGATCTGGCCGATCGTCTGCGATTCCGATCGAACATGGTCACCCTGCCCTCGCTGACCCTGGTCAATCTTTTAAAAAACAACGCGGATCCGGACGTTCTTCTCATCGATGTCGAAGAGGATGCCCTGAGCCTGGCCGCGGTCATTGACCGGGACATTTCCCTTTTCCGGCAAAAACCCTATGGAACGGAGCGACAATCCGGAGAGTCTTCAGGCCCGGATCGGGATGCCATTCTCCAGGACGTCGAGAATACCCTGCATTTCATCGAGGACAGGGAAAAGCGCAGAATTCCCGCAGCCCGGCTCCGGCTCGGCCTTCTCGATGGAGGAAACGGCATGGCGGAGGCTCTGCATAACGGACTGTCCATCCCCGTTGTGCCCGCAGAGGAATGGATCCCGGTCGTTTCCGGCCCGGCGGACATCCTGGCGGCGGTTGCGGGATTGACGTCATGACACCAAAACCTGAGCGCAACCTGCATTTGAACCTGTCCCGCCGGCCCGCCCGAAACACGCTGTTTTTTCGGGTGGCTCTTGCCGTGCTGGCAGGACTCTTTTTCGGGCTTTCCGCAGGGGCCGCGTTTCTTATTGTGCGGACGGGTTCGGAGATGAAAAATCTACGGGTTTCCCTGGAGAAGACGGCTCGGGCGACGGCATCGCTGCAGGCCGAGGAACGCCGGGAGGCGGCGGCCGTGCAGGCGGTGGAAAAGGAACTCGGCAAGACCGTCGAAGCCGTCAATTCCGCAATCTTCCGTAAAAGCTACCGGTTGACCGATGTTCTTGCGGCCTGGGAATCCGCTCTTCCCGATGGAAGCCATGTCGCCGCATTTTCTCCGGCCTTTTCCGGACCGTCGGCCCTGGCCATCCGGGCCAAGGTCGTTTCCCGAAACTTGGAGGATCTCCATCTTCTCGTCGAAAATCTTCGTCGACGGGATTTCCGGAACATTCGCGTCGAAAACGAAACCCAGGACGATCAAGGCCGTCTCGTGGCCGAAATCACCATGAGCCATGAAAGACTATTTTGAGCTGTTGAGCGGTGGAGAAAAGCGCGGGCTGGGCCTGCTTTTCTTGGGCTCCACCGCAGCGTTGGTCCTGATCGCCGGAGTGATGCTCTTCCGGAATCCGGAATTGGACCGGACCCGGGACCGTCTGGCCCGGGCCGAAACCGTCCTGCAAAGTGCGGAGAGGGCGTTCGAGGAAAAACAGGCCGACCGAAAAGCCTGGGAAGCGGCCCGCCGGGACTTGGAAGATCTGCGGAAAGGCTTTTTCTACAGCGGAGAGGGGGCCATGGAGGCTCTTCGTGTCGATATCGGCCGGATTTTGGCCGGAGTCGGCGCCCAAGTCCCTCCGCTCAAATACGGCTACTCGGGAAAAGACGACGATCCTCTCAAAAAAATCACGGTCTCTTTTGCCTACAAAGGTTCGTATCAATCGGTCCGGAGGCTTCTGGCCGAAATCGAAAAATTTCCCCGCTTGCTGACCATCGAATCCGTCGCCTTTCAAAACCCCGGCCCGGGAGGAATTCTGGATCTGAGGCTGACATTGGCGGGATATCATGAATAAACGATGCACGACTGTCATCATGTCTCTCTTATGGCTGTGGCCGGGAATCGGAACGGCGTTTTCGGGCTCTGCTGACCTTGGAGGAGAAGAGACACGCGAACCACAGAAAGAAGAGTCCGCCCGCCCGCCTATCATCCGATCGGACCTTCTTGACGTTGCCGGCGAAAAGGGCCTTCCACAAGTTCGGGATATCTTCGTTCCCAAACCGGCGGTTTCTGTTTCCTCCGTTACGGATCGTCCCGATCTTGCGGGACTTCCACTGGTGGAGAGCCGGTTTCCCGAAATGGGAGTCGCCTCCTTTCGCCAACCCGTCCACTTGACCTACACCGGATACGTTTCATCCGGTTCGTTTTATATCGCCCTTATTGTCTATCAGGGGCAACCCATGGCCGTTGCGGAAGGGGAAGAGATCGGTCCCGGAATCCGAATCGTCCGCATTACGCCCGATAAACTGGAAATCGCCGAACCCGATTCCGAAGTCAAGGCCTTCCCCATCGAAGGAGATCTGTCATGAAGAAGACCATCCTCTTGCCCGTCATCCTTTCCATCCTTTGGGGATGTTCGGGGTTTTCCACGGCCTATAAACAGGGGGGGCGGGCTGAAATCAACAGGGATTGGGATGCCGCCATTCTCCATTACGAACAGGCTGCCCTCGAAAATCCGCGGGAACCGGTCTATCGGTTGGCCCTCATGAGGGCTCGGGCTTCCGCCTCCCTGTCCTATCTCCAAAAAGCCAGAAATCTTGCGGCGCAGGAGAAAATTGACGAGGCTCTCGAAGTCTATGCCAAAGCCCTCCAATACGATCCCCAGAACCGTTTGGCCGCGCGGGAAGCGCTGGCCCTCACCGAGGAAAAGCCGCCGGAAAAAACGGAAAGGCCGTCTCTTCTGGAACCTCCGGTCCGGCTGCAGACCCCCGAGGAAAAGATCCGGTTGAAATTCTCCGAGGCCTCTCTCCGGTCCGTATTCCAGGCTCTCAGCCGCCACAGCGGGGTCAATGTCCTTTATGATGAGCAGTTCCGGGATGTCCCCGTGACCATCGATCTCACCGATCTGACAGTCGAGGATGCCGTCATTCAGCTTTGTCTGGCAACCCGGAACCATTTTCGGATCATCGATCGGAAGACCGTCATCATTTATCCCGATCAGCCGATGAAGCGTCTTCAGTATGAAATGAATGTCGTCAAAACATTCTTTCTCTCCAATATCAACGCCCAGGAAGCCCAGACGGGGCTGGCCATGATGGTCCGCAGCCAGTACAAGGCGCCCATCATCACCGTCGACAAGAATCTGAATGCCCTGACCATCCGGGATACTCCAGCGGCTGTAGCTCTGGCGGAACGGCTCATCCGTTTGTGGGATAAACCTCAGGGCGAAGTGATCATCGATCTGGAAATCATGGAGGTTTCGCGGATCAAGCTCAAGAAACTCGGACTCGATCTGTCCCAGAACATTCTGGGATTGCGGTATGGAGGCCAGGAGACGGGAGGAGAGGACTCGGGCTGGTTCGACTTGAACACCATCGATCTTGCCCGGACCGGGAACTATCAAATCTCGCTTCCCAGCGCGTTTCTCCAGTTTCTCGAAACGGAAGGCGATACCAAGATCATCGCCCAGCCCCGCCTGCGCGGCCTGGATTCCCAGGACATCAAGTACCTGGTCGGTCAGAAGATCCCCATTCCGCAGACGACCTTTACGCCCTTCGCAGCCGGTGGGGTCAGCCAGCAACCGATCACAAGCTATACCTATCAGGATGTGGGCATCGACGTGAAGATCAAACCCCGCATCCACCTCGAAAAGGACATCTCCCTGGAGATCGAAATCAAGATCACCTCGATCGGCGATACGGGATTTGCCGGCATCCCCATCATCACCACCCGCGAGGTCAAGAATATCATCCGTCTGAAGGACGGTGAAACCAACCTTCTGGCCGGGCTCCTCCGCGATGAAGAGAGGCGGTCGCTTAAGGGGATTGCGCTCCTCAAGGATGTGCCTCTTCTTGGGACGCTTTTTTCCAATACGGACAGGCAGATCGAGCAAACCGACGTCATTCTGACAATCACGCCCTATATCATCCGGGCCATTCCCATGACCGAGGAGGATGAACGTCCGGTCTGGGTGGACACCGAGGGCCTCAGCCGGTCCGCTGCATCAACACCCTTTTTGCCCATGGATGAGATGGCGGCCGCTGTCCGCATGCCTGTCGCTCCGGTTTCCGGCCGGCCGGGCGGAGAGGACCCTGAGAACGAGGAGACCGGTTCCCATGTCCTGTTCTTAAATCCTCCGAATTTCGAATTGCCGCAGGGTCGCGAATTCCGGATCAGTCTCGACATGAGAACGAACAGGGATATTGCAACGATGTCCCTCAACCTCTCCTTCAATCCCCAGATCATTCGATTGAAGGATATTCAGGAAGGCGGTCTCATCCGGCAGATCGGCCCGTCCGTACCTTTTTTAAAGAATATCGACAACACCGGAGGCGGGGCCACGATCGGAATTTCGAGCCCGACTCCGGGCAAGGGGTTCAAAGGGGTCGGGCTTCTGGCTGTTCTTGTTTTTGAATCCGTCGGGCCCGGCGAATCCCATGTGACCATTTCGGGCATCACGGCCAACACTCCGGCCGGGGCGGCGGTGGTTTTTTCGAAAAACGAATCGCGCGTTTCCGTTCGCTGACATGACGGTCATCCTGACGGGCCCGCGCCGGTCCGGGAAAACGACGCTCCTGCGGGATGTTGCGACATCCTGGAAGAGGCGCGGCATGTCGTTTGGAGGCATTCTGAGCCTGGCTGTCGGGTCCCCCGAAGATGTATCGGGGTATGATATATACAACCTGGAAACCGGAGAGGTCTTTCCATTTCTCCGCCGCGAAGGTCATCAGGAATGGGAAAAAACCGGTCGCTTTGCGGTTCTTCCGGGCGCTGTTGCGGCCGCCTCCGAGATTATGCTCCGCGTTTCACCGGATAACCCCGTGATCATTGATGAGGCCGGACCTCTCGAACTTCAGGGGCGCGGATGGTGGCCGGCCGCGGCCCGGTTGCTCTCCACGCCGTCCCGGCCGATTCTGCTTGTCGTCCGGGACGGCTTCCTGGAACGATTCTGCACTTTTGCCGGTCTGGAACGTCCCGATGTTGTTTCCGTCGATGATCCGTGTGCCGCCGTTAAAATCGAAGGAGGCCTTTTCGGGTGATCGCCGTCAAGGTCCGTTTCTTTGCCTATTTCCGCGAACTTTTCGGTGCCTCGGAACTCACGACGGAACTTCCCGATGGGGCCGCGGTCGGCGATCTTCTCGAAAATCTTTGCGATTCACCCGTGAGAAAGCGCGAGTTCTATTCGGAGCGGTTG
The DNA window shown above is from Acidobacteriota bacterium and carries:
- a CDS encoding secretin N-terminal domain-containing protein, with translation MKKTILLPVILSILWGCSGFSTAYKQGGRAEINRDWDAAILHYEQAALENPREPVYRLALMRARASASLSYLQKARNLAAQEKIDEALEVYAKALQYDPQNRLAAREALALTEEKPPEKTERPSLLEPPVRLQTPEEKIRLKFSEASLRSVFQALSRHSGVNVLYDEQFRDVPVTIDLTDLTVEDAVIQLCLATRNHFRIIDRKTVIIYPDQPMKRLQYEMNVVKTFFLSNINAQEAQTGLAMMVRSQYKAPIITVDKNLNALTIRDTPAAVALAERLIRLWDKPQGEVIIDLEIMEVSRIKLKKLGLDLSQNILGLRYGGQETGGEDSGWFDLNTIDLARTGNYQISLPSAFLQFLETEGDTKIIAQPRLRGLDSQDIKYLVGQKIPIPQTTFTPFAAGGVSQQPITSYTYQDVGIDVKIKPRIHLEKDISLEIEIKITSIGDTGFAGIPIITTREVKNIIRLKDGETNLLAGLLRDEERRSLKGIALLKDVPLLGTLFSNTDRQIEQTDVILTITPYIIRAIPMTEEDERPVWVDTEGLSRSAASTPFLPMDEMAAAVRMPVAPVSGRPGGEDPENEETGSHVLFLNPPNFELPQGREFRISLDMRTNRDIATMSLNLSFNPQIIRLKDIQEGGLIRQIGPSVPFLKNIDNTGGGATIGISSPTPGKGFKGVGLLAVLVFESVGPGESHVTISGITANTPAGAAVVFSKNESRVSVR
- a CDS encoding nucleoside-triphosphatase; its protein translation is MTVILTGPRRSGKTTLLRDVATSWKRRGMSFGGILSLAVGSPEDVSGYDIYNLETGEVFPFLRREGHQEWEKTGRFAVLPGAVAAASEIMLRVSPDNPVIIDEAGPLELQGRGWWPAAARLLSTPSRPILLVVRDGFLERFCTFAGLERPDVVSVDDPCAAVKIEGGLFG
- a CDS encoding GspE/PulE family protein codes for the protein MAKLSREEMDDLLRAEETQTKKLAQRYRVPYIDLASAALDRTLIQSFPADFLYRLNFVPIKDGGETLSIAVADPSDIAVIDAVESFLGRKVQVFAASKRSIQEALRKGETAQQVLKGATEGFITRIVNGADEESDDVISIEKLADQDGSIIKLVHTIIFTAVQKRASDIHIESKDDFVRIKFRLDGVLVEAMDPIDKQFQLPIISRIKVMSDLDIAERRVPQDGRFRLKIRDKTIDFRVSIMPCIHGEDAVVRVLDKEMITEAIAELRLDMLGFTEDIERRFHKYITQPYGMILVTGPTGSGKTTTLYAALTEIKSPEDKIVTIEDPVEYQIEGITQIPVNEKKGLTFARGLRSILRHDPDKIMVGEIRDPETAQIAIQSALTGHLVFTTVHANNVFDVIGRFLHMQVDPYSFISALNCILAQRLVRILCPKCKTPVEYDDVQLRESGLDPTLYRGQVFYEPVGCPDCAMTGYRGRTAIAEILELSDPIRELILERKPLSEVKKRARAEGMSFLREIGIEKVLEGATSLKDLNKVTFVE
- a CDS encoding MoaD/ThiS family protein — its product is MIAVKVRFFAYFRELFGASELTTELPDGAAVGDLLENLCDSPVRKREFYSERLLRSHIVVMINGRPIDPRRGLEELLHDGDVVAVFPFLGGG